The DNA window TCCTTAaactcctttcctttttttcttttcttttttgaagtATGATGATGATGTCCACTTGTCCAGCCGAGAACTATACTATGAGGTAGAAATGGTAGATGGAATGGCATGACTAAACCTCGCTTGATGGAGCATTGGAGCAGCCCATTTAGCTTCCGTTTGATGGCCATGGAAGAGCAATCTGGATTCTCTGActttgttaagaaaaaaatcacaaaagcacacaataaaataagtcGTTCACCACAGTACCATGACTTCAAACCTTGCAGCTATAGTAAAAACAGTAAAAGTACCGTAGCATATATACTGTTTTTGGTATTGTAGTGATGAATCTCTTAGGCTAAAAATACATCCAAGTCATAGCACCATTTATCTCtaactttttaatagaaaGTTAAGAGGATCTCATTTAATGAAAGAGAGGCTGGGAGTGGACCGTCCACTGTTGTAAGCAGACCATATAAGCCTCTGCATATCTGCACATTGATATATAGTTGACACAAATATTGTCTCgatgtaacaaaaataagtaTACCTTGTATATTTTGTTGGTATGCAAATTGACAGTTCACACAAGTATCATCTtgatgtaacaaaaaaaagggatATACTCtgcatatattgtttttactTTCTATAAGAGCACAGAGCACAGTTTTAACATGGATAGGTCTAGATGACCGAATTGTTGTCTTTAGAGTTATCATGTGTAAACATTATCAAATaccacaaaattaaaaaaaggataCAGTTAGCATGAGTTGGCTCCTGAGCGGCTGAGTGTTGGTAGCCAGCTCTCATCGAGACAGAGCTCTTCTCTTGGCTGCTGTAACATTCTTACACGATAAGGATATTATACTCACAAACATACCTCCAAACCTGGAAACAATGCTTCCAACTGCAAGAATTGAAGGATGGTATATGCTTTcacaacttaaaaaaacacttcCCATCCTACTGCCAAAAGAGCTGTTGAcccattttcctttttctatttCCTCATATTCCattttacatacatataaGCAATAACAATGGAGAGCTATAGCTGGATCTATGTCAAACCATGACGGGAAAACACATGCAAAAAGGGGTTGAACAAAAAGGCCAAGAAGCGGTGGCAAAAAGAGGAGGCAGCGAAGAGAAGGACAACATCAGCGCAAGGGGTCAAAATTAGAGTGCTACCTACAACCATGCCAACCCTTGCGAGTGTGTTCTTCCATGACCATCTGCTAAAGAAAGAGCCATGGAAAACATCATCTGTTCTTCGATGCTCTCTGGGCGAAAGTGGCTTGGAGCCATGGCAAAGTTTTCGGCGAAAGGCAGCTGCGGCATGGTCCCAGCATCTGCTATGATGTCTGAGCCGGCGTAGCTTGTTCCGGCCTCTGCGCCCTCCGACCAGTGGTCAGCTGAGcactctccttcctctcttaCAACTTCCCTACTGCAGCTTGGTGCTATCCCGCTCCAGCTCTCTGGTGAACTCTCCAGATTACACATGCTCCCACCAGGAATATTGCATGGTCGCCGGAACATGTCAAAGACTGGGAACGCGCTAGTGCCAGCCATGTAAGAGAAATCCATACTGGGTGGCTGGTGCTCAGCCATTGCAGCAACGGCACAGGAAAATCCACCACCATGAGGAATTTCTAGAGGAGCAGCTGGAACGAATGGCTGGCGTTCACGCAGGGATGGTTCAGTTACAGGCATAAAATTGCCACAGAGAGGATTCCCTATGCTTCCCTGCTCCTGCTCATAGAAAAGATTGAAGGATGTAGTATAGTGTAAAGAGTCTGCTTATTGTTTATTACTCCACGAATGTAGTATAGTGTAAAGAGTCTAAATTCAAAGCTGAAGTAGCAGTCAACAGAAAACATGGATGTTTCTAATAACAAGCTATTCAGAAGCAGATGGCAAGTAACTTATTGGGGAACAGTACACAATGAACATTAGTTTCTGACTTGAACATTAAGTGGCTAATAATTGGAACTGCAAAACTAAACATGCAACCATCATAACAATCATTTTGAAGGCTAAAGACATGGGAAGAGCTGAGTTTAGCCATGTTGGTAGATAATAAGGACACTTCAAAAATGCAGGAATGTGAAAAAGTCCTCCTGTTCTCCAAAAAAATGACCAGAAAAATTTATGTGCCAAGCGCAGTACTGCTCaagaaaaatgatgaaaaGATACTTATCTTACCAATACCATTATCTGCTGGGCTGTTTTATTTGAGGAATCACACAATCTAGGATGATTTTGGCAGGATTACTGCATCACGCATTTTTCCACTAGCATTTGTCTTTTGAGGGATGAGGCAATGCTGAACCAACTGATGTTTCCTCAAACAAAACAGATCCTATATTATTCCCTATTGCCAATACACTTCTATACAAATTAATTGACTTATTTACCATTATTGAACACTTAACTATGCAGGTTCTACAGACTAGATCATGCATTTGTCAGAACATGTAAAATGCTCAAAATTCAACAAGCATGGCATGATGTTCAATGCaaataataatctatttttgtCCATCTCACTTACAGACCATTACATGACCCAACAAATCAGCATTTACAATAGTACTCACACTACGCACTGTGGATAAGGACCAGAGAAAAAACTACTAACCTGAATGGAACGCCAAATTGCTTCCATAACCATCATATCCTCTATATTCATGTCAATGTTATCATCACTGTAAGGGGAAAAACACAGTTTCATAATTTTAGAAACCCTTTTCATGTCAGCGGCATAAAGGGTTATCATGGCTAGCAAGCACTAAATACTtagtacagaaaaaaaaatccgtatGCGCATGGCAAACTATAAAACCGAAGAGAGATTATGGCACCATTTGTAGGAATTTAGCTTCTTTCAGAAACTGATTTTCCATACAAGTTGATCAAGAGAGGTTTCAGGTTTATATCTTCAGAAGTCCTTAAGTTACATTTATACTCTGTCTATAGAATTCAAACTTATGCAGCACTTCACAAAGCTGAAGTTGAAACCCTCCCAAAACAGGGTACAAGTGGAAACACAAATTCACTACCAGTACAGAATGTCAATATTCTGAGGACGACAGGAAGAAAATTGATTATAGCTTCtctataaataatatgaaaatagatTCTAGAAATAACATGAAAAGCAATATTGCTCATTgagatgttttatttaattcaaatgcTCTGTTTGATGTGAGGATGTGGCACGTATGACTTCAATAGAAGCTGTTGTTTACTTTTGTGCAACATCAAGAAAACCTTATTCTAATaagcttttaaaaaatttcaccgAAATCTCATGTCTAGCACAATAGGTGATAACCCCATCCAAAAATTTACTACTCAAGTCTATAAAATGACCTGACAGTATTGAGAACATCAAGCGAAGTATAACCTGTAAAAGATCCCAAAGAGTGGTTGAGTTCCTCTAGAAGTGTTTAGCATGGTTTTGTGCTAATTTGGTATCGGAACATACGTTATTGCTTCTTTCACCCTTAGGTTGAAGACCACTAAATCcattttatgcatataaagGGTCACAATAGTACTTTTTGTGTAGTAGTTGTTACATCAAGTGGATTTTGGAAAACATACAGTGGGGTAAAAAACAGATTGTTTTCTGCATTGGCCATTGGGTGAGATAAAAACTCTCAATGTCGATAATGAATAGCCATATTCAAAAGCAAATCCATTCTTGATTTCTATACGtaagatttttattcattttttatcaaacTGTGTTGGAGTTTTTATGTGCTCCCTCCATGGTATAGATAGGCTAAAGATCCAACTGTAACTATCTTGATTAACATTTTCACAAATTcaacattcatttttttcactggATTGTAAATTAGCACTAGAGTGGTAACTCTAATCACAGCCTCTTATCCACTTGAATGGTGCAGTGGATACGGACAGATAGCACAAGCTTAAAGTGGAATAATGAAGTTGATCTTGTCTGAAATGCCAGTATGGCGTTTGGTCCCTGCTATCCAATTTAATCCAGTGGTTGATCTCTGTTATCTAGATTTGGTTCGATAGATAATACTGTTACTTTccattatcatattttaagaataCTTCTCATTTTCTTCCCTTCAACATGGTTGAGGTAGGGTTTTTAGCATAGAAGTTCAGTAAGGTTTGCCATTCAACATAACCATGCTAGAATAACACCCTGAAACTCAAGGGGAAAGGATAATGACATACCGATTATGCCTAGAATGAAAAGGGCGCATGCTAGTCTGGGCAGAGCATGAAGGTTCAGATGAACAGCATTCAGTTCCTTGCTCAGCACATCGGTATGATGGAACTGTAACAaacatattacaaaataaattatcaaattaaGCAGCAGAAAAGgtaaatgattaaatgtttACGTTAGTTGCATGCGGTGCAGACCTGAAAAGGATGTGCTGCAAATATCTCTATACTCAACTTCTTTGGTTGGTGTGATTGTTCTGCTAGAAGAGCACCTGttctgttttcttttcatcttATCTTCTTCATCTTGAAGTGCTTGCTGGCGAATCCTCATCTGTGCTTCTATGACTTTTTGCTCTTCCTGTAAAACATACTATGTGAGATAAATAAAATGCTTTTGGAATTTGGAGAcactaataacaaaacaagaCATTAGAATATAAATTACTTACAAATTGTTCTatgctcctctcctcctttgtCTTTACACCACGGTACTCCACAGCATAACAAGGGGTTTTGCAGAATGGGCATCTTTATTGGTTAagtattttgtttgtaaaaagGATGATAGATTACTAACTACCAATGTCATGTGAAATAAAATCAAGGGTGACACAAAGGATACTGTGTAGGCTGGGCAGTGTGAGTTGGTTTCATTTGGAGAAAACACTCTGCAAAATTACCAAGCATGGAATATAAGGAAATATGGACGACCTAACAAGTAAAAGAACATTTGTTGGTTGTAGGATAGATGTATTACCAGTGCATATCCCTTTTGAGCAACACTTTGATCGGTTAAGACTTGGGTAGTactacagaaaagaaaaagaaagcatgCGTTTTAGGACAAAACACAGAAGTAGTTGCTGCATAGTTCGAACCCAGAAATAGAAATTTGATAATTGCTAAATACTGCTATTAGCACAAACGCAAGCATACAATCCAAGACTAATATACTCTAAAACCAAATTCATTGAGTGATTTTGAGGTTAAAGATCTAACGAGGCAGAATGCAATTAAAGTGCAACTATATAGGATTGCATGAAAATTCCTATATAGTAATAACATTAATTGCAGTAAGCCAGTAGCATCAAAGCTGCAgcaacatttaaaaaatataatagtgcCAAATAAATGCAAGCTTTGACCAAAGACACCGAAAATATCCTAGCACAGCTAACAGAATCAAGTTCACTACAATATTGCAGTTCCCAAGAGCATTAACgccaaatttatgtttgatattACACACAACATGCAAACATCACCATGGTACCTCCGTACTCTATAGCATCCACTATTTGAAATTGAAGGCACCCAATATTGCAGAACAGTTAGCCAATTATTTGTTTCTGAAACTAGTCAAATCTCCTAGTATAAGGTCAGTAATACTCCGATCCAGGAGTGCCAGTAAACACTAAATTTCATGCAATGCACCCAGCCAGGCAGCCAGTTGATAGGCCCATAACATTTTGACTACTGTATAACAAATATAGGGCTTGAACATCAATGATACCTTAAATTTATGCCAACAACACGTTAATAACCAAACAACTGTGATGAAAAACTACCTCAAGGCCATTTAGAAGAGCATTCTGGACAATGTGCATAACATACGCACTATGATGCCACTACTCACTACCAGAGATGCCGACACCAGCACAGGCACATACACTGAATACACCCATATTGGTACTACATTTTGCAAAATCGGCTCCACGAAGCGCACTAATTTATCCAAGAGCAATAcaacacaaacaaacaaagaaatgCGCCAAAATCGACTAAAATTCAGTCCCAAAACACTTGCTACAAAACGTGCATGCCTCCCCATCGGCCTCCGTAACGGCTACGCACCAAGCGTGTTGCGTTATCCACAATCCAACACGAGGCGACCACCGTATCGACCCCTAATGGAAACGCACCAAAACGATCCCCACCCCCACCATCCATCCACACGTACGTAGTACAGCATTacgacgacgaccgacgacaaaaaggaaaatagcGCAGCTAAAATGGGAGGAAgcgggaggggggggggggggggggggagggggagagagagagagagagagagagagagagagatctcCCTCCGTTCCTCTTCCACTGCCCGGGGCGTGGTTCGTACCAGGAAGCAGATGGGGCACTCCTCGAGgtcggccccggcggcggcgtcgtcggcccCCATGTAGCAGGGCGCGAGCTTGGCCTCCAGGATCAGCTTGCGCAGCTTCTTCTGGTCGATGTCCCTGTGCTCGTACAGCCCCTGCGGCCGCGTGTACCGCTCCTCCACCcccgccttcctcctcccccctaTCCTATTCCCCATCCCAGATCtacccccctcctcctccctctcaccacccccaccccctcctcctccgccgccgccgccgcagcacaAACACCCTCACCActcccctccaccaccacctcctcctccgcgcctcACGGTAGGCACATGCGGCGGCGTGGTACACGCACGCGTacgcggagggggaggggggggagAGGCCGGGATGATGGGGACGACACGacgcgaggcgaggcggagctttttgaaaaatattttctctctttttttttctcactccCCTTCGGCTTTTCGTTTCTCGgggtgggaggaggaaggaaggaaaactGCAACTAGCCGCTACGCACAAGAGGAAGGAAAGGAAGCAAAGGAAAGGAAGGCCGCTGCGTCTGCGAGAGAGACTGCGACCTCTGTAGCCtagcttctgctgctgctgccgctgctgctccggTCGCTATAATAATCTCGGTGCCAGAGCCGCAGTTCGCAAGGCGGCGGCTGCTTGCTACTACTGCTGCTCCGCTAGGGTGGTGGAGTGAAAAACCTGTTGGCAGCGGCTTGTGGGGATAGATTGGAGTAgagggtgggggtgggggtgggggtgggggtcgTGGGGATGGCAGCGATACCTTTGTCTATGCTTTATACTCGTTTTGTGATTTAGAACACATGTGGGTTTGTTTTTAGgtttagtaattttttttatgttatgtTGAGAGTGAATTATGGCGGCGGTATGGCTGTTTGCCAATAGTGGAGACATACCACGTTTGATGGTCTTTTAGGTAGTTGTCCACGTGTACTGTGAGATAGAGCGGTAGGTGGGGTGACTGGGATCCAGCCGTCCGAGGTTGCCTTTTGCAGCGGCGTGTGAgcttggttttggtttttatcGAGTGGCGGTGTGTAGGTTTGAGTTTGTCGTATGGGCGTTGGCGTGCCTTGTAGGTGAAGCATAAGTTCTAGATATGTGttagtttttgtttgcttGAAGACGTCTAGATATGGTTATATTTATGTGTGTTGCTTGTGAAGGACCCTTCGAGGCGTGTGAgattttttatggttttggATTATTTTAGTCATCTTGTTTCGTTTCATCTGGTTGGTTTTGGATTTGGAAATATTTAATACTACCTTGAATATAAGTATTAGACACTTAGGATAAGATTtgctcaaaattttaaaactttgaccatAGGATAAGGTTtgctcaaaattttaaaactttgaccatAGGATAAGATTtgctcaaaattttaaaactttgaccatTAGAATAATAAGTCTATGCTACTCTTGTCCTAAAATGTAATCATTTCTATTGTTTAGCAAGGGTTAAgatcgaaaaagaaaaaaaactatgatacctcttaataaataaggaatatGTGTGCGTAAGGGTAAGTGGGtatcaaatcaaacaaattttgaatgtgATGTAATTGATGAGACAAATAATACCATGAACAATGCTAGAAATACATATTGTGTTACATGATTTAAATCatctccatcttttcgcttatacttataagacaaaaaataaattttaaattttaaatttggagttaaatTTGAGggatttttcatcgtagtttatttttcacccctttgattttagattgttaagataaattttataaaagttttattcataattatttttatttgcaaatatattgtttcactttttctctcaaaaagaaaaatgatgacCACccaatgcttatattttgaaacaggtAATAtctaatatgtttataatattttaatcatttgtttgtTTACTAAGTATTTGAGGAATTATTGGTttccaaaaaatcatgttgTAAATGTCGACTATATTCGAGGGTGTATAAGAAAATGACATATATGATAAAAGAGTGCCCATATATgcaatctattatatgtatCCACAATCGAGGGACATAAAAGGTTTGTGACTTTGTGGGAAAAGAGCATTTGGTCGAGTACGTTATTTTCTATGGAAGACGTATTGAATTCAAAACATGCCTTGTACAACCATGATCTACCGAAACCAAATAGTAGTAGCAATATCTTCATTCCCctcaaatttatgaatttacaGCAGCATTATGTCATTGTGGGCTATCTACTTATTAATTTGTGcctgacattgcatgaaaggttcTCATGTGCAGCATTTAACGAAATGGTACGAGTGCATGGGTAGTTGCGAGTAGCTGGAAGGGAGGTACCAACCCTAAAGCGTCCACTCTGGGCAGCATATAATGGGAAGACTAGGCCTACACATTGATGAGAGTACACTGCACACTTTGCAGCATCAGTACAACTACCAATGCATTAGCAAAGAGAAGAAGCAATATGGAAATGCCAGATGCCTTTGCAAAGATCTTGTTGCATATGCTGTGAgcatattttatatcattggCACTCGTACTTCCATCGTTCCAATGGAGCATGCAAATTTCAACAGTAACTGAAGATAAGAAGCCTGTATCTATCTCAGTGAACATCTCAAATGTCTTTGACCCCTGTACAGTGGATGCAGGAAAGGAGTGGTTTACCTGAACCGTTTGACAGCAGGTGTCCTCGTGGTGCTTGTAGCGGTATATGCTGTCTGAAATTCTCAAGTTCAGATGGTTGTTTGTGCTGCCTTTTGATCCCCAACCTGTGAGGCGAAGGCTTTctggagctgctgctgcagcagtgCTCTGAACTGGCTGGCTGAAGACAGGCTCTCGTCCAGTTTTGCCTTCTTAACCATGAGATCAGACTTCCTGGCTTCTGCGGCAGTAATCTCAGCGTTGTTCAAGTACATCACACCGCCGTGATGCTGTTGTAGCGTTGATTTCAGCTGCACCATTAAAAGTCGCAGTCTGTCAATCATGCAGTATGAAGGTATGAATTCACA is part of the Oryza brachyantha chromosome 2, ObraRS2, whole genome shotgun sequence genome and encodes:
- the LOC102719650 gene encoding E3 ubiquitin-protein ligase GW2 isoform X1; this encodes MGNRIGGRRKAGVEERYTRPQGLYEHRDIDQKKLRKLILEAKLAPCYMGADDAAAGADLEECPICFLYYPSLNRSKCCSKGICTECFLQMKPTHTAQPTQCPFCKTPCYAVEYRGVKTKEERSIEQFEEQKVIEAQMRIRQQALQDEEDKMKRKQNRCSSSRTITPTKEVEYRDICSTSFSVPSYRCAEQGTECCSSEPSCSAQTSMRPFHSRHNRDDNIDMNIEDMMVMEAIWRSIQEQGSIGNPLCGNFMPVTEPSLRERQPFVPAAPLEIPHGGGFSCAVAAMAEHQPPSMDFSYMAGTSAFPVFDMFRRPCNIPGGSMCNLESSPESWSGIAPSCSREVVREEGECSADHWSEGAEAGTSYAGSDIIADAGTMPQLPFAENFAMAPSHFRPESIEEQMMFSMALSLADGHGRTHSQGLAWL
- the LOC102719650 gene encoding E3 ubiquitin-protein ligase GW2 isoform X2 — encoded protein: MHIVQNALLNGLEYYPSLNRSKCCSKGICTECFLQMKPTHTAQPTQCPFCKTPCYAVEYRGVKTKEERSIEQFEEQKVIEAQMRIRQQALQDEEDKMKRKQNRCSSSRTITPTKEVEYRDICSTSFSVPSYRCAEQGTECCSSEPSCSAQTSMRPFHSRHNRDDNIDMNIEDMMVMEAIWRSIQEQGSIGNPLCGNFMPVTEPSLRERQPFVPAAPLEIPHGGGFSCAVAAMAEHQPPSMDFSYMAGTSAFPVFDMFRRPCNIPGGSMCNLESSPESWSGIAPSCSREVVREEGECSADHWSEGAEAGTSYAGSDIIADAGTMPQLPFAENFAMAPSHFRPESIEEQMMFSMALSLADGHGRTHSQGLAWL